Proteins encoded in a region of the Rickettsia bellii RML369-C genome:
- the ligA gene encoding NAD-dependent DNA ligase LigA: MQNIEKINEEEAKKLLIELADKIAQYNHAYYIEDKPLVSDAEYDQLFNTNLKLEQKFPHLILENSPSKKIGAKVENKFAKVTHQVPMLSLSNVFDEEDVKDFLDRIKSFLRLDQFSPIFCEPKIDGLSFAATYKNGILTTGATRGDGYIGEDITANIKTIKDFPHKINNAPELLEVRGEIYIEKNDFTSLNQEQEQQGKDKFANPRNAAAGSLRQLDPSVTAKRPLKYFVYAIGSAKEELANSQDQLLAKFKELGFNVNEIGKLANSEEEIFSFYEYLKTNRKNLPYEIDGVVYKLNDFALQDRMGFIARSPRFATAHKFPAIIGQTKLLSITVQVGRTGTLTPVAELEPIEIGGVIVSRATLHNYQEIARKDVRVGDYVFLQRAGDVIPQITGVDLAKRSADATTFDPPLFCPSCNSKLHYVPEDIIIRCDNGLNCPAQNYERIRHFVSKNAMDIEGLGRKQVEFLIDKGLISNPYDIFFLKEKNEASLTKLENMDGWGKKSVENLFNNIEKSKNVSLPRFIYALGIRHIGEQNAKLLTREFGSYENFIAQMELLKENDPEIYQKLNNLDGIGDKMLVDIIDFFDVKENIELIKNLSEVLNIEDYKETREQSSLTGKIVVFTGSMPTLSRAEAKATAEKLGAKVAASVSSNTDLVIAGEDAGSKLKKAKELGIKIIDEAEWLTLVRDI, encoded by the coding sequence ATGCAAAATATAGAAAAAATAAACGAAGAAGAAGCAAAAAAATTATTAATAGAGCTAGCTGATAAAATAGCACAATATAACCATGCTTATTATATAGAAGATAAGCCACTAGTTTCAGATGCCGAGTATGACCAGCTATTTAACACCAATCTAAAATTAGAGCAAAAATTTCCTCATCTCATACTAGAAAATAGCCCTAGCAAAAAAATAGGTGCTAAAGTCGAAAATAAATTTGCTAAAGTCACGCATCAAGTGCCGATGCTATCTCTTAGTAATGTATTTGATGAAGAGGATGTAAAAGATTTTTTAGACCGTATTAAAAGCTTTTTACGCCTTGATCAATTCTCTCCTATCTTTTGCGAGCCTAAAATAGATGGTTTATCATTTGCTGCTACCTACAAAAACGGCATTCTTACAACAGGTGCAACAAGAGGCGATGGTTATATAGGTGAGGATATAACGGCAAATATCAAAACAATAAAAGATTTTCCTCACAAAATTAATAATGCTCCAGAGCTTTTAGAAGTACGGGGGGAAATTTATATTGAAAAAAATGACTTTACAAGTTTAAACCAAGAGCAAGAACAGCAAGGCAAAGATAAATTTGCTAATCCTCGTAATGCGGCTGCCGGCTCGCTTCGTCAGCTTGATCCTTCCGTTACTGCAAAAAGACCACTGAAATATTTTGTTTATGCTATAGGTTCTGCAAAAGAGGAGCTAGCAAACTCTCAAGATCAGCTACTTGCAAAATTTAAAGAGCTTGGTTTTAACGTTAATGAAATAGGTAAACTTGCAAACTCCGAAGAAGAGATATTTAGCTTTTACGAATATTTAAAAACTAACAGGAAAAATTTACCTTATGAAATTGATGGGGTAGTATATAAGCTAAATGATTTTGCTTTGCAAGATAGAATGGGCTTCATTGCTAGGTCGCCAAGGTTCGCTACTGCTCACAAATTCCCCGCTATAATAGGGCAAACCAAACTACTTTCTATTACAGTGCAAGTAGGTAGAACCGGCACATTAACACCAGTAGCAGAGCTTGAGCCTATAGAAATTGGCGGGGTCATAGTTAGCAGAGCAACATTACATAACTATCAAGAGATAGCACGAAAAGACGTACGGGTTGGCGATTATGTATTTTTGCAACGTGCAGGTGACGTAATCCCGCAAATTACCGGAGTTGATCTTGCTAAACGTTCTGCTGATGCCACAACATTCGATCCACCTTTATTTTGTCCGTCATGCAATTCTAAATTACATTATGTTCCTGAAGATATTATAATACGTTGCGATAATGGTCTTAACTGCCCAGCTCAGAATTATGAGCGTATACGTCATTTCGTATCAAAAAACGCTATGGATATTGAAGGGCTTGGACGTAAGCAAGTTGAGTTTTTAATCGATAAAGGCTTAATTAGTAACCCTTATGATATATTCTTTTTAAAAGAAAAAAACGAAGCTAGCTTAACCAAACTTGAAAATATGGACGGGTGGGGTAAAAAATCTGTAGAAAATCTTTTCAACAATATAGAAAAATCAAAAAATGTTAGTTTGCCTAGGTTTATATATGCCTTAGGTATAAGGCATATAGGCGAGCAGAACGCTAAGTTACTCACTAGAGAATTTGGTAGCTATGAAAATTTTATAGCTCAAATGGAATTACTAAAGGAAAACGATCCTGAAATTTATCAAAAATTAAACAATCTTGACGGTATCGGCGACAAAATGTTAGTAGATATCATTGATTTTTTTGATGTTAAGGAAAATATTGAGCTTATCAAAAATTTAAGTGAAGTATTAAATATTGAAGATTATAAAGAGACTAGGGAGCAAAGTAGCTTAACAGGTAAAATAGTAGTATTTACTGGCAGCATGCCAACTTTGTCACGAGCTGAAGCAAAAGCAACTGCCGAGAAACTTGGAGCAAAAGTTGCAGCTAGTGTTTCTTCTAATACCGATTTAGTAATAGCCGGCGAGGATGCAGGTAGTAAGCTCAAAAAAGCAAAAGAGCTAGGAATTAAAATTATTGATGAAGCAGAATGGCTTACTCTTGTAAGAGATATTTAA
- a CDS encoding PD-(D/E)XK nuclease family transposase, with the protein MELHTIELNKFTNAKEELTDIVKKVKDSLDIWLAFLTRHDLLNKNKLPKKLDNKILKKALTVLEVMNFSEEERQAYEDRLKWLMIEANTIKKAETTAIEKRNIEIAKKMLIKGKPLDEIIEFTDLTEEQIKELKTEL; encoded by the coding sequence ATAGAGTTACATACAATAGAACTAAATAAATTTACTAATGCTAAAGAAGAGCTAACAGATATAGTAAAAAAGGTTAAAGATTCTCTTGATATATGGCTAGCTTTTTTAACTCGCCATGATTTATTAAACAAAAATAAGCTGCCAAAAAAGCTAGATAATAAAATCTTAAAGAAAGCCTTAACTGTACTTGAAGTTATGAATTTTAGCGAGGAAGAAAGACAAGCCTACGAAGATCGCTTAAAATGGCTTATGATTGAAGCTAATACTATTAAAAAAGCAGAAACGACAGCTATAGAAAAAAGAAATATAGAAATAGCAAAGAAAATGCTTATTAAAGGAAAGCCATTAGATGAGATTATTGAGTTTACTGATTTAACAGAAGAACAAATAAAAGAATTGAAAACAGAACTTTAG
- a CDS encoding Rpn family recombination-promoting nuclease/putative transposase produces the protein MYKVNPRVDLAFKKIFGVEENKDLLISLINSIVSEKDQIVEVTLLNPYNPKNFAADKLSILDVKAKSETGKMFNIEIQVTDEADYDKRALYYWSKLYAEQLKAGDDYSKLNKTIGIHILNFTSIPNTANYHSAFELEIE, from the coding sequence ATGTACAAAGTTAATCCAAGAGTAGATTTAGCGTTTAAAAAAATCTTCGGAGTGGAGGAGAATAAGGATTTATTGATATCACTTATTAATTCAATAGTTAGTGAAAAAGATCAAATTGTAGAAGTAACGCTTCTTAATCCATATAATCCGAAGAATTTTGCAGCAGATAAGTTATCTATTCTTGATGTCAAAGCTAAAAGTGAAACCGGTAAAATGTTTAATATTGAAATACAGGTGACCGATGAAGCTGATTATGATAAAAGAGCCTTATATTATTGGTCTAAATTATATGCAGAACAATTAAAAGCCGGTGATGACTATTCGAAATTAAATAAAACAATAGGTATTCATATACTAAATTTTACTAGTATTCCGAATACTGCAAACTATCATAGTGCCTTTGAGTTAGAGATAGAGTAA
- a CDS encoding heme lyase CcmF/NrfE family subunit — MSEIGNFFLIAIMCLSGVSIILPVIPQLDRSIQKNNLKPNNIFKWILRSSHGMTIKKLDSRFCGNDILTFYTAILCTLLAFCTLVYAFIVSDFSLQNVFLNSSTLKPLIYKIAGSWSSHEGSILLWFTLLQIVSCCYIFLIKNQEDKKLPIIILSIIQLLFSSFIYFTSNPFNTFSFIPKEGLGLNPMLQDIALSIHPPLLYLGYVSYVVPFTIVCAMLVSSRSSMSFPQKRESSSFANYLLDSRFCGNDISLLKTFSNIGILFTTIGIALGSWWAYRELGWGGFWFFDPVENISLFPWLSGIMLHHSIIVMTRTGNMQNWTSILSIVTFLLVIFSTFLVRSGFITSIHSFAFSPERGIYLLVIFLIMGISALGSYCVIPRLDRGILGYNLWHKIPWSSHGMTINNKNDTKEKGITIGNTLFLLSLIVLISATLYPLAYSLFDDKPVIIDERFFINNFLIFVIPILFTIGLFTTKSSIRKHIIILILSLIATYLISLRVNFRVISFLTTIASIFLMLHNILYFIVKTNYFRQSLKTSTASMILGHFGFALIAFSITMNALLQSEMDFTGSVGTSTKFNEFKVTLQNVKFAQGKNYYRQIAEFWLEDNNHNITILKPENRLYIVEKGLSQESDIYSYLLYDLYAVLSNIDDDIIHAKIYYKPMMSFIWLGVFITVSGFLIGLLRKI, encoded by the coding sequence GTGAGTGAAATCGGTAATTTTTTCCTCATTGCTATTATGTGCTTAAGCGGGGTGTCCATAATATTACCTGTCATACCGCAACTTGATCGCAGTATCCAGAAAAACAACTTAAAACCTAACAATATTTTTAAATGGATCCTGCGGTCAAGCCACGGGATGACAATTAAAAAACTAGATTCCCGCTTTTGCGGGAATGACATACTTACTTTCTACACCGCTATCCTATGCACCCTGCTCGCTTTCTGTACCTTGGTGTATGCTTTTATTGTTTCTGACTTTTCTTTGCAAAATGTTTTCTTAAACTCCAGCACATTAAAGCCGTTAATATATAAAATAGCTGGTAGTTGGTCAAGCCATGAGGGTTCAATATTATTATGGTTTACTTTACTACAAATTGTTAGTTGCTGTTATATCTTCCTAATTAAAAACCAGGAGGATAAAAAATTACCTATTATTATCCTGTCAATTATACAACTACTTTTTAGCAGCTTTATTTATTTCACTTCTAATCCGTTTAATACATTTTCCTTTATTCCTAAAGAAGGACTGGGGCTAAATCCGATGCTGCAAGATATCGCTCTAAGCATCCACCCTCCTCTACTTTATTTAGGTTATGTCAGCTACGTAGTACCATTTACTATTGTTTGTGCAATGTTAGTGTCATCCCGCTCCTCTATGTCATTCCCGCAAAAGCGGGAATCCAGTTCTTTTGCAAATTATTTACTGGATTCCCGCTTTTGCGGGAATGACATAAGCCTCCTTAAAACATTCTCCAATATCGGTATTTTATTTACCACAATCGGCATAGCTCTTGGTTCATGGTGGGCTTATAGAGAGCTTGGTTGGGGAGGATTCTGGTTCTTCGATCCTGTTGAAAATATTTCGCTATTTCCATGGCTATCCGGAATCATGCTACACCATTCTATAATAGTCATGACAAGAACCGGAAATATGCAAAACTGGACGTCGATTTTGTCAATTGTTACTTTTTTATTAGTAATATTCAGTACTTTTTTAGTTCGATCCGGCTTTATTACTTCGATCCATTCTTTTGCGTTCTCACCTGAGCGAGGTATATATTTACTTGTTATATTTTTGATTATGGGTATTAGTGCTTTGGGGAGTTATTGTGTCATCCCGCGACTCGATCGCGGGATCTTAGGATACAATCTGTGGCATAAGATCCCGTGGTCAAGCCACGGGATGACAATAAACAATAAGAATGACACAAAAGAAAAAGGTATAACCATTGGCAACACTCTTTTCCTTCTAAGCCTTATTGTATTAATATCCGCCACGCTTTATCCTTTAGCTTATTCTTTATTTGACGATAAACCTGTTATTATCGATGAGAGATTCTTTATTAATAATTTTCTTATTTTCGTTATACCTATTCTTTTCACTATCGGATTATTTACTACTAAAAGCTCAATTAGGAAGCATATTATTATCCTCATATTATCTTTAATAGCAACCTATCTAATATCGCTTAGGGTAAATTTTAGGGTCATATCTTTTTTAACTACGATCGCCTCTATCTTCTTAATGCTACATAACATTTTATATTTTATCGTCAAAACTAATTATTTTAGGCAATCTTTAAAGACAAGCACCGCTAGCATGATCCTTGGGCATTTCGGCTTTGCACTTATCGCTTTTAGTATTACTATGAATGCATTATTGCAAAGTGAAATGGACTTTACCGGCAGCGTTGGCACAAGTACAAAATTTAATGAGTTTAAAGTAACTTTGCAAAATGTTAAGTTCGCTCAAGGCAAAAACTATTATAGGCAAATTGCTGAATTTTGGCTTGAGGATAACAACCATAATATAACTATATTAAAACCGGAAAATAGGCTTTATATAGTCGAGAAAGGCTTGTCACAAGAAAGCGATATATATTCTTATTTACTATATGATCTTTACGCTGTCTTAAGCAATATAGACGACGATATAATTCATGCTAAAATATATTATAAACCGATGATGAGCTTTATCTGGCTCGGAGTATTCATTACTGTTAGCGGTTTCTTGATTGGATTGCTTAGAAAAATATAG
- a CDS encoding HlyC/CorC family transporter: MTTILVIAIIVMIALSALFAATETAITASSPGKIHKLKIAGDKRAKTVLQVLKKKEKVIGTLLIGNSLINTVCTTIATTLFISFLGDNGPLVASAVMAFIIIVFAEVVPKAIAVAKAEQLALKMASTIVIFLKLFKPINIALDYITRIFCFIFRINLHPQISGTEEVRGVIEHYYQEGGVYKSDRNMLGGILDIRNMTVSEIMTHRSNITAINIDLPSEVIIKTLLSSSHTRVPLWKDNRDNIIGILNLKDLLKSLHEHNTDQKKININELLTPPWFIPENALVVDQLNAFRKRNNHFACVVDEYGDLQGIITLEDIIEEVVGSIVDEHDSHSDEIIKKSNTEFIIQGTTTIRDLNRELDWNLPDDDANTIAGLIIHKIARIPNRGEVIELFNFKIIILKKIANKIDSLRIIILPTIEEISDSE, from the coding sequence ATGACTACTATACTTGTGATCGCTATTATAGTTATGATCGCCTTATCTGCATTATTTGCTGCTACCGAAACTGCTATTACTGCTTCTTCCCCTGGGAAGATTCATAAACTTAAGATTGCTGGCGACAAACGTGCTAAGACTGTTTTGCAAGTTTTGAAGAAAAAAGAGAAAGTAATTGGAACTTTGCTAATCGGTAATAGTTTAATCAACACTGTTTGTACTACTATTGCGACTACTTTATTTATCAGCTTTCTTGGTGATAATGGTCCTTTGGTTGCTTCTGCCGTCATGGCTTTTATAATTATTGTTTTTGCTGAAGTTGTACCTAAAGCCATAGCTGTTGCCAAAGCTGAGCAATTAGCCCTTAAAATGGCTTCAACAATTGTAATTTTTCTAAAGCTTTTTAAGCCTATTAATATTGCTCTTGATTACATCACAAGAATATTCTGTTTTATATTCCGTATTAATTTACACCCTCAAATATCCGGTACTGAGGAAGTTAGAGGCGTAATTGAGCATTATTACCAAGAAGGCGGAGTATATAAATCCGACCGTAATATGCTTGGCGGAATTTTAGATATACGTAATATGACGGTATCCGAGATTATGACCCATAGGAGCAATATAACGGCGATTAATATTGATTTACCTAGTGAAGTAATAATTAAGACTTTATTATCAAGTTCCCATACACGTGTACCTTTATGGAAAGATAATAGAGATAATATAATCGGTATTTTGAATTTAAAAGATTTATTAAAGTCGCTTCATGAACATAATACTGATCAAAAGAAAATTAATATTAATGAGCTTCTGACGCCTCCATGGTTTATTCCTGAAAATGCTCTTGTTGTAGATCAGTTAAATGCTTTTAGAAAGCGTAATAATCATTTTGCTTGCGTGGTTGATGAATACGGTGATTTACAAGGTATTATTACTCTTGAGGATATTATAGAAGAAGTAGTTGGATCTATTGTCGATGAGCATGACAGCCATAGTGATGAAATTATTAAAAAATCCAATACTGAATTTATTATACAAGGCACCACGACTATTAGAGACCTTAACAGAGAACTTGATTGGAATTTACCTGATGATGACGCAAATACTATAGCAGGATTGATAATCCACAAAATTGCTAGAATTCCAAATCGAGGGGAAGTAATTGAGTTATTTAACTTCAAAATAATCATTTTAAAGAAAATCGCTAATAAAATCGATAGCCTAAGAATTATCATATTACCTACCATAGAGGAAATATCAGACAGTGAGTGA